Proteins encoded within one genomic window of Acinetobacter sp. WCHA55:
- the mutS gene encoding DNA mismatch repair protein MutS, whose protein sequence is MSNSGIITDLSTLTPMMQQYMGVKMQHPHSLMFYRMGDFYELFFEDAHKAAKLLGITLTHRGKANGEPIPMAGVPYHAAEGYLARLVKKGETVVICEQIGEVTGKAPVERGVVRIITPGTLTDDALLTAHQSSNLVALCVQQNEIGIALLDLSAGLFKVQQQEFQLEQLGIELSRLMPSEILVDENIVDPNIIEHIKKLLDCPVTRRPNVDFNLNNAQKTLCDQFAVSTLAGFGIDHLPLAKAAAASLIHYAKETQKTALPHIRSIQLEQSSDFIALDPVTRRNLELVEPLFEHGTSLFQLINDCQTAMGGRLLSRTLMQPLRDTKLLDARLDATKSLVDGYHESPVRLILKEIGDIERVLSRVALGSARPRDLVQLRQACAQIPYLRHAIQPVIQSKKSVLITQLNEELGDFHGLHQRLMSAIVEHPPVLLRDGNVIAEGFDHELDELRKIRDHAGQYLIDLEIQERQNTGISTLKIGYNRVSGYYIELTRAQAEQAPDHYIRRQTLKNAERYITPELKTFEDKVLSSESRALAREKMLFEMLLDELRADIGHLQMMSSAIAQIDLLANFAHQARLRNWSRPEYSPEIGVKIIAGRHPVVEALNKATFTPNDTTLDFNHRMAIITGPNMGGKSTFMRQTALISLLAYCGSYVPAQSAVLGPIDRIFTRIGSADDLSTGKSTFMVEMTETSQILHHATNQSLVLMDEVGRGTSTYDGLSLAWACVLDLTKRIKCLCLFATHYFELTELAKETAIDNYHVTAKELNGNLILLHKVQHGPASQSHGLQVAKLAGIPASVIKEAQNRLKILEKQQLQKPKVVQNDLFAAIEAPKIETIERVVEIEKPSAALELLKSIDVDNLSPREALQQLYALKDQLHS, encoded by the coding sequence ATGAGCAATTCGGGAATCATAACTGATTTGTCCACACTCACTCCCATGATGCAACAGTACATGGGCGTCAAAATGCAACATCCGCACTCTTTGATGTTCTATCGTATGGGAGACTTTTACGAGCTATTTTTTGAAGATGCACATAAGGCCGCTAAACTTCTCGGAATTACCCTGACCCATCGTGGCAAAGCCAATGGTGAACCCATCCCTATGGCAGGTGTTCCTTACCATGCCGCCGAAGGCTACCTTGCACGCTTAGTGAAAAAGGGCGAAACTGTCGTTATCTGCGAGCAGATTGGTGAAGTTACAGGTAAGGCCCCTGTGGAACGTGGTGTTGTTAGAATTATTACCCCAGGTACATTAACAGATGACGCCTTGCTTACTGCACATCAAAGTTCAAACCTTGTGGCGCTTTGCGTACAACAAAACGAAATTGGTATTGCGCTGTTAGATTTGAGTGCAGGTTTATTCAAAGTTCAGCAACAAGAGTTTCAACTTGAGCAACTCGGTATTGAACTGTCTCGCCTCATGCCAAGTGAAATTTTGGTCGATGAAAATATTGTCGACCCCAACATTATTGAACACATTAAAAAGCTGCTCGACTGCCCAGTAACACGCCGCCCGAATGTCGACTTTAACCTAAACAACGCACAAAAAACTTTATGCGATCAGTTTGCTGTATCGACTTTAGCAGGTTTCGGTATTGACCATTTGCCACTTGCCAAAGCGGCAGCAGCATCGCTGATTCATTATGCCAAAGAAACGCAAAAGACAGCCTTACCGCATATTCGCTCTATTCAACTGGAACAAAGCAGTGATTTCATTGCACTTGATCCTGTGACACGTAGAAACTTAGAGTTGGTTGAACCTCTGTTTGAACACGGCACGTCATTGTTCCAACTCATCAATGACTGTCAAACAGCCATGGGTGGACGTTTACTTAGCCGTACGCTAATGCAACCATTACGTGACACCAAGCTCTTAGACGCACGTTTAGACGCGACTAAAAGTCTTGTAGATGGCTACCATGAATCACCAGTCCGTTTAATATTAAAAGAAATTGGAGACATCGAACGTGTCCTCAGTCGCGTGGCTTTAGGCAGTGCCCGTCCACGAGACTTAGTGCAACTGCGCCAAGCCTGTGCGCAAATCCCTTATTTACGTCATGCCATTCAACCCGTGATTCAAAGCAAAAAGTCTGTACTCATTACCCAATTGAATGAAGAATTGGGTGATTTCCATGGCTTACATCAACGTTTAATGTCCGCCATTGTTGAACATCCACCTGTGCTTTTACGGGATGGAAATGTAATAGCTGAAGGCTTCGATCATGAACTGGATGAACTCCGTAAAATCCGCGATCATGCAGGACAGTACTTGATCGACCTTGAAATTCAAGAACGTCAAAATACTGGAATTTCGACCTTAAAAATTGGCTATAACCGTGTCAGTGGGTACTACATTGAACTGACCCGTGCACAAGCCGAGCAAGCGCCTGATCACTACATTCGTCGTCAAACCTTGAAAAATGCTGAGCGTTATATCACGCCTGAGCTGAAAACCTTTGAAGACAAGGTACTTTCGAGTGAGTCCCGTGCATTAGCCCGCGAAAAAATGCTGTTCGAAATGCTTTTAGATGAACTCCGTGCCGATATTGGTCATTTACAAATGATGAGCAGCGCTATTGCGCAGATCGACCTCTTAGCTAACTTTGCACATCAGGCTCGCTTACGCAATTGGTCACGTCCTGAGTATAGTCCAGAAATTGGGGTTAAAATTATTGCGGGACGTCATCCAGTGGTTGAAGCATTGAACAAAGCTACATTTACACCGAATGACACGACACTTGATTTCAACCACCGTATGGCCATTATTACTGGTCCTAATATGGGGGGTAAATCAACCTTTATGCGTCAAACAGCTCTAATTAGCTTATTGGCCTATTGTGGCTCCTATGTCCCTGCTCAATCGGCAGTATTAGGTCCTATTGATCGAATCTTTACCCGTATTGGTTCTGCCGATGACCTATCTACAGGCAAATCGACCTTTATGGTGGAAATGACTGAGACCTCGCAAATCCTACATCATGCAACCAATCAGTCGCTGGTTCTGATGGATGAAGTTGGTCGTGGTACCAGTACCTATGATGGTCTATCTTTGGCATGGGCTTGCGTACTCGACTTAACCAAACGTATTAAATGTTTATGTCTATTTGCCACCCACTACTTTGAACTAACTGAACTGGCCAAAGAAACTGCTATTGATAACTACCATGTCACCGCAAAAGAACTCAATGGCAACTTGATTTTGTTACATAAAGTCCAACATGGGCCAGCGAGCCAAAGTCACGGCTTACAAGTGGCAAAATTGGCGGGTATTCCTGCCAGTGTGATCAAAGAAGCACAAAATCGTCTGAAAATTTTAGAGAAGCAACAGCTACAAAAACCTAAAGTCGTTCAAAATGATCTGTTTGCTGCAATAGAAGCACCTAAAATTGAAACAATTGAACGTGTGGTCGAAATTGAGAAACCGTCTGCTGCACTTGAACTACTTAAAAGCATTGATGTCGATAATTTAAGCCCACGTGAAGCTTTACAACAGCTTTATGCATTGAAAGATCAGTTACATTCATAG
- a CDS encoding esterase/lipase family protein produces MPKYIRSTLMVTTLFSLLSGCQVVSVKNQSLNVTITNERESILTRDKLSEASLNVLSMTGREAKICSEQPEECVSELRQIPQIQDEQLLSTASELYLAKAISLEKSSACKVSILAKTQSEEKKALQKQNYQSCLDQQLGMLDKSIRYSYAYMFNTKRGPQDRIFDNRQVQLRDFYNQAIAKLVHSYGLRHGPSEVGNQIKVGQSIYRINYENYPLLKNRQVEQLMSTYNMNFSGLRSITRRDGFGSEFLIVLPPEHNDTSPEKAKYIVDPLHYQYTNGRNPNIHNARYLAATITAQPRSASSIDEILNNPEFEISAYDPYKFESATIAGKSYPLAANFSAPYGLWLAQNNLGKAAYLSLIDRDARLTMPHLYMLEPYNPNKKVVVLVHGLASSPEAWIRLTNDVMGDPVLREHYQVWQVFYSTNMPILESRFQIYAIIQQSFNLVDSKAPAKKDAVLVGHSMGGIIARLLVSDADLTPAAMKLLPNRRVKQFKNDPLFKSRLDIQPIPNFGRAIFLAAPHRGTEFADRWFTLAARKVIRLPGAFLGALTDVIQSSDPDLQEFIKDVDNGLIQNGPSDLSKNSNFTRLTKNVVPYKGMKFHSIMGNATKSNDLNIITDDVVPYTSAHLEGALSEKIIKGGHSIQETPEAVLELRRILRLHLTELGLYKP; encoded by the coding sequence ATGCCTAAATACATCCGTAGCACCTTGATGGTAACCACCCTATTTTCGCTCTTGAGTGGTTGCCAAGTGGTCAGTGTAAAAAATCAATCACTGAACGTCACGATTACCAACGAACGTGAAAGTATTTTAACGCGGGATAAACTCAGTGAAGCGAGTCTAAACGTACTGTCTATGACAGGTCGAGAAGCCAAAATCTGTTCAGAGCAACCTGAAGAATGTGTCAGTGAACTCAGACAAATTCCACAAATTCAGGATGAACAGCTCCTCTCTACTGCCAGCGAACTCTATCTCGCTAAAGCAATTTCCTTAGAAAAATCATCTGCCTGTAAAGTGAGTATTTTAGCCAAGACCCAGTCTGAAGAAAAAAAAGCGCTACAAAAACAAAACTACCAAAGCTGCCTAGATCAGCAACTCGGTATGCTAGATAAAAGCATTCGCTACAGTTATGCCTACATGTTTAACACCAAACGTGGCCCTCAAGATCGTATTTTTGATAACCGACAAGTCCAACTCCGTGACTTTTATAACCAAGCAATCGCTAAACTTGTACATAGTTATGGACTACGCCATGGGCCATCTGAAGTCGGTAATCAAATAAAAGTGGGGCAAAGTATTTACCGTATTAATTATGAAAACTACCCACTTCTAAAAAACCGTCAAGTTGAACAACTGATGTCAACTTACAATATGAACTTTTCAGGTCTGCGCTCTATCACACGACGTGATGGTTTTGGTTCAGAGTTTCTGATTGTCCTCCCACCCGAGCACAACGACACCTCACCTGAAAAAGCCAAATATATTGTCGATCCACTACATTATCAGTACACCAATGGTCGTAATCCCAACATTCACAATGCCCGTTATTTAGCGGCAACCATTACCGCACAGCCACGCTCTGCATCCAGTATCGATGAGATCTTAAATAATCCTGAGTTTGAAATCTCAGCTTATGATCCTTATAAGTTTGAATCTGCAACAATTGCAGGCAAAAGCTATCCTCTAGCTGCGAACTTTTCTGCGCCTTATGGCTTATGGTTAGCACAAAACAACTTAGGCAAAGCCGCATATTTATCACTGATTGATCGTGATGCACGTCTCACCATGCCTCACCTATACATGCTTGAGCCGTATAATCCAAATAAAAAAGTGGTGGTGCTCGTTCACGGTCTAGCCAGTAGTCCAGAGGCCTGGATTCGTCTGACAAATGATGTAATGGGCGATCCCGTATTACGTGAGCACTATCAAGTTTGGCAAGTGTTCTACTCGACCAATATGCCAATTTTAGAAAGTCGTTTTCAAATCTACGCGATCATTCAACAAAGTTTTAATTTGGTCGATAGCAAAGCTCCTGCCAAAAAGGATGCCGTGCTCGTGGGACATAGTATGGGCGGCATTATTGCGCGGCTTTTGGTGAGCGATGCTGACTTAACTCCTGCTGCAATGAAACTACTACCCAATCGACGTGTGAAACAATTTAAAAATGACCCTCTGTTTAAATCACGCCTCGACATTCAACCCATTCCAAACTTTGGCCGGGCTATTTTCTTGGCTGCACCACATCGTGGGACAGAATTTGCTGACCGTTGGTTTACCCTTGCAGCACGTAAAGTCATTCGTCTACCAGGTGCATTTTTAGGGGCGCTGACAGACGTTATACAAAGCAGTGACCCTGACCTACAAGAATTCATTAAAGATGTAGATAATGGACTCATTCAAAATGGACCAAGTGATCTTAGCAAGAACTCTAACTTTACTCGGTTAACTAAAAATGTCGTTCCATACAAAGGCATGAAATTCCATAGCATTATGGGGAATGCGACCAAAAGTAATGACCTCAATATTATTACAGACGATGTTGTGCCTTATACGAGTGCCCATCTTGAAGGTGCATTGTCTGAGAAGATTATTAAAGGTGGACACTCTATTCAAGAAACGCCTGAAGCCGTTTTAGAGTTACGGCGTATCCTGCGGTTACACCTGACTGAACTCGGTTTATATAAGCCTTAA
- a CDS encoding ABUW_2363 family tetratricopeptide repeat lipoprotein yields MMLKPLAVAVLAVSFLTACSSNPTKNNNDTIVFTEPELTAPFYALNPFNYDAPPPFEINLKKAAAQPVTQMEVTRSDDPSKKLVLDTNKLIIPTVNSKDRQLKFAVLASDNEVDITEIDDFLQLVEGKARHYPPRFTERQERKGFELKLKEVTQQLDTLASKDNASFDVLIRAFKASVMARNLDLGSVYTTKSLAYAQRILKINQEDPEANFWFGFALSEGGGQREAMPYLDKAMKFGVQEAYLATANNYIAMEQKKNAVQTLKNYKLKYPQEAEVADRLINEIEKQGRWNVWQVLNTAK; encoded by the coding sequence ATGATGCTTAAACCCTTAGCGGTTGCTGTTCTTGCTGTCTCTTTTTTAACAGCATGTAGCTCAAACCCGACGAAGAATAATAACGATACCATCGTTTTTACAGAGCCTGAATTAACTGCACCATTTTATGCACTCAATCCATTTAATTATGATGCACCACCTCCATTTGAAATTAACTTAAAAAAAGCAGCAGCTCAACCTGTAACCCAAATGGAAGTGACCCGTTCTGACGATCCATCGAAGAAATTGGTTTTAGATACTAACAAGCTGATTATCCCGACTGTTAACAGCAAAGACCGTCAGTTAAAGTTTGCTGTACTGGCAAGTGACAATGAAGTCGATATTACTGAAATTGATGACTTTTTACAGTTGGTTGAAGGCAAGGCACGTCACTACCCACCCCGCTTCACAGAACGCCAAGAACGTAAAGGTTTTGAGTTAAAACTAAAAGAAGTGACACAACAACTCGATACGTTAGCATCAAAAGACAATGCTTCATTTGATGTACTGATTCGTGCATTCAAAGCCAGTGTTATGGCACGTAATTTAGACTTAGGTTCAGTCTACACCACCAAGTCTTTAGCTTATGCCCAGCGTATTTTAAAAATTAACCAAGAAGACCCTGAAGCAAACTTCTGGTTTGGTTTTGCTTTGTCTGAAGGTGGTGGTCAACGCGAAGCAATGCCATATCTTGATAAAGCAATGAAATTTGGTGTTCAGGAAGCCTATTTAGCGACCGCAAATAACTACATCGCTATGGAACAAAAGAAAAATGCAGTGCAAACTTTGAAAAACTACAAGCTGAAATATCCGCAAGAAGCTGAAGTTGCGGATCGCTTAATTAATGAAATTGAAAAACAAGGTCGATGGAATGTTTGGCAAGTTCTAAATACTGCAAAATAA
- the cysE gene encoding serine O-acetyltransferase has translation MLKQLKEDVQAVFARDPAARNTLEVLTTYPGIHALIMHRMAHELWKKECKGSARLLSSFSRFATGIEIHPGAKIGRRFFIDHGMGVVIGETAEIGDDVTLYHGVTLGGTTWNKGKRHPTLEDGVVVGAGAKILGPFTVGKNAKVGSNAVVTKAVPADTTAVGNPARFISKDKPKDEAETHRRDYAESIGFQAYAATQDQSDPILEGMRILLDRIQLNEKRMNTLCQRLSLLDPTFKKQQQNEQPFSAEELKILEDVRRECEAQSLPSND, from the coding sequence ATGCTTAAACAGCTCAAAGAAGATGTACAAGCTGTATTCGCGCGCGATCCTGCGGCACGAAACACTTTAGAAGTTCTAACCACATACCCAGGTATCCACGCCTTGATCATGCACCGTATGGCTCATGAGTTATGGAAAAAAGAATGTAAAGGCTCAGCTCGTTTATTGTCTTCTTTTAGCCGTTTTGCAACAGGTATTGAAATTCACCCAGGTGCAAAAATTGGTCGTCGTTTTTTTATTGACCATGGCATGGGTGTCGTGATTGGTGAAACCGCTGAAATTGGTGATGATGTGACCCTATATCATGGTGTCACTTTAGGTGGAACCACGTGGAATAAAGGTAAACGCCATCCGACCTTAGAAGACGGTGTAGTTGTTGGTGCAGGCGCTAAAATTTTAGGCCCCTTTACTGTCGGTAAAAATGCCAAAGTCGGCTCAAATGCAGTTGTGACCAAAGCTGTTCCAGCCGACACCACCGCAGTTGGCAACCCAGCGCGTTTCATATCAAAAGATAAACCTAAAGATGAGGCTGAAACACATCGTCGTGATTATGCAGAAAGTATCGGCTTCCAAGCTTACGCTGCAACGCAAGACCAGTCAGACCCTATTCTTGAAGGCATGCGCATCCTGCTCGACCGTATTCAGTTGAATGAAAAACGTATGAATACCTTATGCCAACGTTTATCTTTACTTGACCCAACCTTTAAAAAACAGCAACAAAATGAACAACCCTTTAGTGCTGAAGAACTGAAAATTTTGGAAGATGTACGCCGCGAATGTGAAGCCCAAAGCCTCCCATCCAATGACTAA